A window of Calonectris borealis chromosome 3, bCalBor7.hap1.2, whole genome shotgun sequence contains these coding sequences:
- the SOCS5 gene encoding suppressor of cytokine signaling 5 → MDKVGKMWNNFKYRCQNLFSHESGSQNENVVVNSNSCSSAKEKAIQITGLAQQQPSSPLRENIALQLGLSPSKNSARRNQNCVTEIPQIVEISIEKENDSCVATGARLARRDSYSRHAPWGGKKKHSCSTKTQSSLDTEKRFGRTRSGLQRRERRYGVSSVHDMDAVSNRTVGSRSLRQRLQDTVGLCFPMRTYSKQSKPLFSNKRKIHLSELMLEKCPFPAGSDLAQKWHLIKQHTAPVSPHSTFFDTFDPSLVSTEDEEDRLRERRRLSIEEGVDPPPNAQIHTFEATAQVNPLYKLGPKLAPGMTELTGDKNITPPGNCDSEEDTTTLCLQSRRQKQRQMSGESHSHISRQGAWKVHTQIDYIHCLVPDLLQITGNPCYWGVMDRYEAEALLEGKPEGTFLLRDSAQEDYLFSVSFRRYNRSLHARIEQWNHNFSFDAHDPCVFHSSTVTGLLEHYKDPSSCMFFEPLLTVSLNRTFPFSLQYICRAVICRCTTYDGIDDLPLPSMLQDFLKEYHYKQKVRVRWLEREPIKTK, encoded by the coding sequence ATGGATAAAGTGGGAAAGATGTGGAACAATTTCAAATACAGGTGCCAGAATCTCTTCAGTCATGAGAGTGGAAGccaaaatgaaaatgtagttGTGAACTCCAATAGTTGCTCATCTGCTAAAGAGAAAGCTATCCAGATAACTGGTTTGGCTCAACAACAACCCAGCAGCCCTCTGAGAGAAAACATTGCTTTGCAATTAGGTTTAAGTCCTTCAAAGAATTCGGCTAGGCGGAACCAAAACTGTGTCACAGAAATTCCTCAAATTGTTGAAATAAGCATTGAGAAAGAGAATGACTCATGTGTCGCCACAGGAGCTAGACTTGCTCGAAGGGACTCTTATTCTCGGCATGCTCCTTGGGGTGGGAAGAAGAAGCATTCCTGCTCTACCAAAACCCAGAGCTCCTTGGATACTGAAAAAAGATTTGGTAGAACACGAAGTGGTTtgcagaggagggagagaaggtaTGGGGTGAGCTCTGTCCATGATATGGATGCAGTATCTAACAGGACAGTAGGTAGCCGTTCTCTGCGACAGCGTCTACAAGATACTGTTGGGCTGTGTTTTCCCATGAGAACTTACAGCAAACAGTCCAAACCTCTGTTTTCTAACAAAAGAAAGATCCATCTCTCTGAACTAATGCTTGAGAAATGCCCTTTTCCTGCAGGCTCAGATCTGGCTCAGAAGTGGCATCTGATTAAACAACACACAGCGCCTGTGAGTCCTCATTCAACTTTTTTTGACACCTTTGATCCTTCCTTGGTTTCCACAGAAGATGAAGAAGACAGGCTCAGAGAGAGACGTAGACTTAGTATTGAAGAAGGGGTTGATCCCCCTCCCAATGCCCAAATACATACTTTTGAAGCTACAGCACAGGTTAATCCATTGTATAAACTGGGACCAAAGTTAGCCCCTGGCATGACTGAGCTGACTGGGGACAAAAACATAACACCTCCAGGAAACTGTGACTCTGAAGAGGACACAACAACGCTTTGTCTGCAGTCACGCAGGCAGAAGCAGCGTCAGATGTCTGGAGAGAGCCACAGCCATATCAGCAGGCAGGGGGCTTGGAAGGTGCATACTCAAATTGATTACATTCATTGCCTTGTGCCAGACTTACTTCAGATCACAGGTAACCCATGTTACTGGGGTGTGATGGACCGCTATGAAGCAGAAGCGCTTCTGGAGGGTAAACCCGAAGGCACTTTTTTGCTCAGGGATTCTGCGCAAGAGGACTACCTCTTCTCTGTGAGCTTCCGTCGTTATAACCGATCGCTACATGCACGCATTGAGCAGTGGAATCACAACTTTAGTTTTGATGCCCATGATCCCTGCGTGTTTCACTCCTCCACTGTTACAGGGCTTCTGGAACACTACAAAGACCCTAGCTCTTGCATGTTCTTTGAACCGTTACTTACTGTATCTCTGAACAGGACTTTCCCCTTTAGTCTGCAGTATATCTGCCGGGCAGTAATCTGCAGGTGCACTACGTATGATGGAATTGACGACCTTCCTCTACCCTCAATGTTGCAAGACTTTCTAAAGGAGTATCACTATAAACAAAAAGTCAGGGTGCGATGGCTGGAGCGGGAACCTATAAAAACAAAGTAG